The genomic stretch atttcaatcgaaataGTGTGACAATATTCTTGGCCATATTTGTGGGTCTGAAGTTTGAAGCAGGTACACAAGTGAAGGTagcatatatttatttgacaaATGTAGAAATTCGTCACAAGAAACTAAACGAGCTGTTCCATTCAGAACTGTAATGGCCGCGCAAATGGTCTACTATGAGTTTGCATTCAATCAATGTTTTCGAAATTAGGTATCTGAGAATATTCGTTTCCATTTTCGCCATTCACAAGcttgatttgaatttcgacgACATGACACAGGTTGATACCAGGctagaatttttaattttcatttgaaatttagaGAACGATTTTTGCAAAAGCATTTGATGATGAGACGATGCATCATATGCAGCATATTAAAATTCGACATTAATTTGACCCAATTCAAACTGATTTTTATATAATGCTTCAGCACAGATCTTCCGAATGAACAGTATCGCTTAAAACCTATCCGATCGAGTAAATCCTTATTCTGCCCTGCGGTAGAAATGGATCAACAGATGACAAATAATGTTTTACGGTAAGGTTTTAGCATCCAAGCTTTCtgaattatgttgaaaattaGTTCCAAAAACGTGTTTCGTGTCAGATATAGATCTACTATATCGGCGATACGAAAACGTCTTTCCGGAGGGATCggagaagaattgaaaaacaatcgCAAGATGGCACTGAATGTCACATTTGAGAAAGAATATCGGAGTGGCGCAGGTGCCCGAGGAGTCAGGTGCCATTTGAAAGAGTTGGTAAGTGAAGTATCCGGCTGCGTTAATACGTGTGGGAACGTGAGTGAGCAACAGGTGACTGGATGTCAACAAAGTgaagttaattaaaaatcgcATGGCAGGTAAATTTGGCGGGCGGGCGATGCGAGCTCAATGAATTATACCGCGATGTTTCTTGTCTATCtgtaatagaaaaatataaaaattaactgGTGAACAGAAGAGTAAAGAGCGAAGCCAGCGAAGCtaaggaaaagagaaaacaatCATGCAtatgcgcgcgcgcgcgcggttattatattattatgcgtgagtaaataaataacaacgaCGTATGCAcgatacacgtatgtatattaaaTTGTATACGCACGTAACGCGCGTCGCAGGTCGCCGAGAGCAcaaggctgaagttagtaacgtttaCACAACGCAACACGATGGAAAAAATCGTCGCTGTACAATTTTAGAACGTCTTCCAAGGAATTTGCTTAACGAAATATGAAACatgttttctttgttacgAATATTAACTAGCTGAATTCCGCACAAACCTAAGGATCGaagtaatgatttttcctAAATGTAGATCGTTAAAGTAACGTTACTACCTTCAACCTCGTCCGAGAGATTGGATAGTCTGCCGTAAAATTCCGACACGCTATCAGAGAGACGCGGTGACGAGTGGGAGGAGAAACCGAGGAAACGGAGCCCAACTGCCTCGGTCGTCTGCCTGGCATTAATTTCTCCGCGATAAGTagtcaaataaatttctattATTTACACCGCAGGCTGGGTGTGCCGCTTGCCTCCCCTCGTCTTTCGCCTTCCCGCCTGTCTGCCCACGTATTCGCATTCGCGTTCATGCACGGGCCCGGATTCCTGTGATCGACACCTCGAGTCGTCATTGCTTTCCTTATTTACCCCGATAAAACACCTCTGCCGTCATTCCCCCTATTGTTCGCGCCTGCAGCGAATAACGGGCCTCGACGTTCCGTAATTAGGCTCGTTATACCGCTCGATGAGACCTCGCGATGATCAGATAACCTCACTTTAAACCATCGGCTATTTTCCTCCACTCCCTCCGGGATCTGTCATACGCTGAGGTTAGGTTGGTTTCGTTCTATTATCGTTACCGTAATGTcgtaatattattgttattataacaTATCTTATGCTGTTTTCGATTCTTTCGCAGTAATGTTTTTAAGACATCTTGTTACGGGAACTACAGAACCAATGACTCTTTCAGAATTTCATCCTCAGCCAAGTTACTTATCTAATCTAGCAATAATACAATGATTACAATCCGGATAGAAAGATAGTCTCTAATTGTCTACTAGGAAAACTAAATTCGCTGTAGTACTGACATTTTTAATCCTATTTTCAGGAATTTTATATAAGTTGGAAACAAGCCTGGATGCGGACATTCATTGATGCAACATTGATGCTCGTAGACAGTTGCAGACTCCAATTGCACCGAGATGGATAGAGCACACGGAGCGACCTATGGCGGGGGTACCGCCAACCTGCAGGAGTACTGGgacgagtataaaaaaatgatcgagGAAACCAAAGTACTGGATGATTATCTGGACGAGGAATACGGACCTCGTAGTTACGACGGTAAGAATCATGTTTGGAATATCAATATGAATTATAATATAGTTATAGACAATATTAGTCATGTACCTTGTAGCCCGAGGCAAGGCCGTGTCTGAGTCATTATAACTTCACCGTGCTGACTCTTGTTATTTGATCTAGTTGAGGTGTATTTCATTGACAATGCTCCATTTAGCAAAGTGAATAGTCAGCAAATGCTGAGGAGACCTTGGCAAtgttgatgagaaaaaaaaatggatatgatataaaaggaagaaaaaaaatattgtttctaTACAATTATAATCGGCCGTTTGATATTCTTCTGTtgttcgttatttatttttcaatttgtctCAAGATGGGGAAGAGGAGGCTGAATGGTTGCGAGCCGCTGGACTTGGGGAATTAACTGAGCCGTGGAAAGCTGGGAGGGAGATTCAACCTGAACAACTCGGCGCAGTTCTTCGTCCTTTGTCCAGGGCTCAGGCTGAAGCGGTTCGACGTCGTGTCAGATCTCTGAACCACACGGTCAAGCAACGATTCAATCAAAAACAGCGAGTTCGGAAACCGGATATTAGAGACGTTTTCAAAGATGTCGAGGTGTGATTCCAGGcctaattgaaaaaatactgaaataatcaatccAGAAATGAGTTACTGAAAAGCCTTCATAGCTTTTACTTTGATCCGTACAATTAACCTCAGGTTTCAAGCACGGGCACCAGGTCTCGCAGTGCGACACCAGATTCCCTGGATTCAGTACTTGGGGAAACATTGGAGACTGCTTTGCCGCCGTCACCGCCTAGAGTTACAGTCGACGTTCATCAGAGCAGGTAAGCtgagtgaataaaatatctgaCGTCTTTTAAGTTCACTCGCCACAATTTATACGCATAAACATctgcatttttgttttactttcaGCGAAAATGTGCCGAGTTTTGTATCAATATTCCACCGCCCTTTGACTGAGGAAAAAGAAGCTGTGCGTCGATTACCTAGTGCTCCAACGTCCATTTCAAATCAGACACCACATCCAGCTCCGGCTCCTATTCCTATTCAGGAAATATTCAGAAGAGCTGGGAACTGGTCGCAGAAAGGAGACGTTGCCGGAAATTCGGGTAGGTTTACATTTGTTACACATATTTTGCAAGAATCGTTTAATAAAAAAGACTGCCTGTTTCACTGCGGTTTGTAATATAAACTTCGAAATCAAGATGAACATTTCACTTGAGTAGAAAATCTTTTTTATGCAGAGGGAATAGAACTCACTGCCTACCAACGTCTCGGCACTATTCATCTTTCGAGACCAACGATACAGAGAAGAAGCGGTAGCGATCCGAGTGAAGTCGCAAATACTGCTCACCTTGATGTAGAGCCTGCAGGGAAGCTTTCAGCAGCTAAGGAACACGCTACTCTGAGGTATTGCCATGTGATGATTTGTTGAAACGAAACTCACAGAATGTGCGatactgttaaaaatttagtgaaaatttacacaagtcactaatcattttttttttttttcttccaaaacCAGGAGAAGCTCCGGAGGTCATGCGACTGTGACGCGGAGTCATAGTAGTTTGTATGGGTTGAGCAGATCTGGGGACGAGAATTTGATCACGCATCCGTTGAACCGAACCGCGTCCCACGGGCACCTGAGTTTCGAGGA from Neodiprion virginianus isolate iyNeoVirg1 chromosome 3, iyNeoVirg1.1, whole genome shotgun sequence encodes the following:
- the LOC124300340 gene encoding rho GTPase-activating protein conundrum isoform X2 yields the protein MDRAHGATYGGGTANLQEYWDEYKKMIEETKVLDDYLDEEYGPRSYDDGEEEAEWLRAAGLGELTEPWKAGREIQPEQLGAVLRPLSRAQAEAVRRRVRSLNHTVKQRFNQKQRVRKPDIRDVFKDVEVSSTGTRSRSATPDSLDSVLGETLETALPPSPPRVTVDVHQSSENVPSFVSIFHRPLTEEKEAVRRLPSAPTSISNQTPHPAPAPIPIQEIFRRAGNWSQKGDVAGNSEGIELTAYQRLGTIHLSRPTIQRRSGSDPSEVANTAHLDVEPAGKLSAAKEHATLRRSSGGHATVTRSHSSLYGLSRSGDENLITHPLNRTASHGHLSFEEMCRTNEAKSQVWGSEVLAVDDGYPKYGVELLSQRDLTRLRSLLWLELTAVFDKYNVPLTKRKPNKRRSKGNLFGVSLSTLLLRDSQLTADESNVPLIFQKLLHELSKRGVREEGILRVGGHKQKVEALCAELETDFYSKSKEIDKLLRRTPCHDLSAVLKKLLRDLPQPLLTVELIDAYYQSHGVKTPGELSYSLNLLVLLLPVEHRCTLKALLNFLKLVIHNQGSNKMSIHNVAMIVAPSLFPPRYIYPRDQSDLTAQVNMAAVCCQVTEALLNNVDNLWYVPNDLINQLRRQTEEERYRDLVQKYLAQ
- the LOC124300340 gene encoding rho GTPase-activating protein conundrum isoform X1 encodes the protein MDRAHGATYGGGTANLQEYWDEYKKMIEETKVLDDYLDEEYGPRSYDDGEEEAEWLRAAGLGELTEPWKAGREIQPEQLGAVLRPLSRAQAEAVRRRVRSLNHTVKQRFNQKQRVRKPDIRDVFKDVEVSSTGTRSRSATPDSLDSVLGETLETALPPSPPRVTVDVHQSSENVPSFVSIFHRPLTEEKEAVRRLPSAPTSISNQTPHPAPAPIPIQEIFRRAGNWSQKGDVAGNSEGIELTAYQRLGTIHLSRPTIQRRSGSDPSEVANTAHLDVEPAGKLSAAKEHATLRRSSGGHATVTRSHSSLYGLSRSGDENLITHPLNRTASHGHLSFEEMCRTNEAKSQVWGSEVLAVDDGYPKYGVELLSQRDLTRLRSLLWLELTAVFDKYNVPLTKRKPNKRRSKAGNLFGVSLSTLLLRDSQLTADESNVPLIFQKLLHELSKRGVREEGILRVGGHKQKVEALCAELETDFYSKSKEIDKLLRRTPCHDLSAVLKKLLRDLPQPLLTVELIDAYYQSHGVKTPGELSYSLNLLVLLLPVEHRCTLKALLNFLKLVIHNQGSNKMSIHNVAMIVAPSLFPPRYIYPRDQSDLTAQVNMAAVCCQVTEALLNNVDNLWYVPNDLINQLRRQTEEERYRDLVQKYLAQ